A genomic region of Fundulus heteroclitus isolate FHET01 chromosome 24, MU-UCD_Fhet_4.1, whole genome shotgun sequence contains the following coding sequences:
- the LOC105916175 gene encoding adrenodoxin, whose product MALAAAAAAAARRLAQASLRECSRRSAAVSRGAWRTAERAFSTAAHPLRAENKVTVHFINRDGEKITVKASPGDSLLDVVINEDLDFDGFGACEGTLACSTCHLIFDEEVYKNLGPVTDEEMDMLDLAYGLTETSRLGCQICLTKSLEGLVARVPESVADIRQSKDGAA is encoded by the exons ATGGCtttggcggcggcggcggcggcggcggctcggCGGCTCGCGCAGGCAAGTTTACGGGAATGTTCGCGGAGGAGCGCGGCGGTGTCGCGGGGAGCCTGGCGGACGGCGGAGCGCGCTTTCTCCACGGCGGCACATCCTCTCAG GGCAGAGAACAAGGTGACGGTCCACTTCATCAACCGCGACGGGGAGAAGATCACCGTGAAGGCGTCGCCCGGCGACTCTCTGCTGGACGTGGTCATCAACGAAGACCTGGACTTCGACGGTTTCG GAGCCTGCGAGGGAACGCTGGCGTGCTCCACGTGTCACCTGATCTTCGACGAGGAGGTGTACAAGAACCTGGGGCCGGTCACCGACGAGGAGATGGACATGCTGGACTTGGCTTACGGCCTGACCGAGAC GTCCCGTCTGGGTTGCCAGATCTGCCTGACGAAGTCTCTGGAGGGCCTGGTGGCCAGAGTCCCAGAGAGCGTCGCAGACATCCGGCAGAGCAAGGACGGCGCTGCTTAA
- the LOC105916174 gene encoding uncharacterized protein LOC105916174 isoform X2: MNASSGLAGLQALPIAPPRHQTTYHLPDGLKQGAEHSGVREPVPDGFRQGTEPSRKFLVDLNTGHVKEHISEMDRRVVSVDVPAQRKGAGWVRVEKPSTVNLPEASSQETKPRMPIPVAFRQGTEPKMSIPVAFRQGTEPKMSIPVAFRQGTEPKMSIPVAFRQGTEPKMSIPADFIQGTEPKMSSLLEDRKKAQQQMSNPIAFRQETKTKRSIPVAFQQETDPKMSIPVAFRQGTEPKMSIPVAFRQGTEPKMSIPVAFRQGTEPKMSIPVAFRQGTEPKMSIPADFIQGTEPKMSSLLEDRKEAQQQMSNPIAFRQGTKTKRSIPVAFQQETDPKMSIPVAFRQGTEPKMSIPVAFRQGTEPKMSIPVAFRQGTEPKMSIPADFKQGTEPEMSSLLEDRKEAQQQMSNPIAFRQETKTKRSIPVAFRQETDPKMSIPVAFRQGTEPKMSIPVAFRQGTEPKMSIPVAFRQGTEPKMSIPADFKQGTEPEMASLLEDRKEAQQQMSNPVAFQQETEPKMSEPILKIKSGFRQGTEPNTAVVHKKVACKGEIVNEKCYEFNPRSLAFKDAQALCRNLAPNAELVSVTNKDLHSRLVSLVTKGGERNPVLTWLGATVKNQQASWVDGSDWSYTDWMPGHPNVHADKPVCVEMFKMDESWWTVADCELKRASLCSYPVTA, translated from the exons ATGAACGCGTCCTCCGGGTTGGCCG GTCTCCAAGCTCTTCCAATCGCACCCCCTAGACACCAAACGACTTACCACCTCCCAGATGGCTTAAAGCAGGGGGCCGAACACTCTGGCGTCCGTGAACCTGTTCCTGATGGATTCAGACAAGGAACAGAGCCCTCCAGAAAGTTCCTTGTTGACCTGAACACCGGACATGTCAAAGAACACATCAGTGAGATGGACCGGAGAGTAG tCTCTGTTGATGTTCCAGCCCAGAGGAAAGGGGCAGGCTGGGTTAGAGTGGAGAAACCCTCAACCGTTAATCTTCCTGAAGCTTCTAGTCAGGAAACCAAACCCAGAATGCCGATCCCAGTTGCCTTCCGACAGGGAACGGAACCCAAGATGTCAATCCCAGTTGCTTTTAGACAAGGAACGGAGCCCAAGATGTCAATCCCAGTTGCCTTCCGACAAGGAACGGAGCCCAAGATGTCAATCCCAGTTGCCTTCCGACAAGGAACAGAGCCCAAGATGTCAATACCAGCTGACTTCATACAGGGGACAGAGCCAAAAATGTCAAGCCTATtagaagacagaaagaaagctCAGCAACAAATGTCAAACCCAATTGCTTTCAGACAGGAAACCAAGACAAAGAGGTCAATTCCAGTTGCCTTCCAACAGGAAACGGACCCAAAGATGTCAATTCCAGTTGCCTTCCGACAGGGAACGGAGCCCAAGATGTCAATCCCAGTTGCCTTCCGACAGGGAACGGAGCCAAAGATGTCAATCCCAGTTGCATTTAGACAGGGAACCGAGCCAAAGATGTCAATACCAGTTGCATTTAGACAGGGAACCGAGCCAAAGATGTCAATACCAGCTGACTTCATACAGGGGACAGAGCCAAAAATGTCAAGCCTTTTAGAAGACAGAAAGGAAGCTCAGCAACAAATGTCAAACCCAATTGCTTTCAGACAAGGAACCAAGACAAAGAGGTCAATTCCAGTTGCCTTCCAACAGGAAACGGACCCAAAGATGTCAATTCCAGTTGCCTTCCGACAGGGAACCGAGCCAAAGATGTCAATCCCAGTTGCTTTTAGACAGGGAACAGAGCCAAAGATGTCAATCCCAGTTGCATTTAGACAGGGAACAGAGCCAAAGATGTCAATCCCAGCTGATTTCAAACAGGGGACTGAGCCGGAAATGTCAAGCCTATTAGAAGACAGAAAGGAAGCTCAGCAACAAATGTCAAACCCAATTGCTTTCAGACAGGAAACCAAGACAAAGCGGTCAATTCCAGTTGCCTTCCGACAGGAAACGGACCCAAAGATGTCAATCCCAGTTGCCTTCCGACAGGGAACCGAGCCCAAGATGTCAATCCCAGTTGCTTTTAGACAGGGAACCGAGCCAAAGATGTCAATCCCAGTTGCATTTAGACAGGGAACCGAGCCAAAGATGTCAATACCAGCTGACTTCAAACAGGGGACTGAGCCAGAAATGGCGAGCCTATTAGAAGACAGAAAGGAAGCTCAGCAACAAATGTCAAACCCAGTTGCCTTCCAACAGGAAACGGAGCCAAAGATGTCAGAGCCAATTCTAAAAATCAAATCTGGTTTCAGACAGGGAACGGAACCAAACACAGCCGTAGTCCACAAGAAAGTGGCTTGCAAGGGGGAGATTGTCAATGAAAAATGCTATGAGTTCAACCCCAGGTCTCTGGCCTTCAAAGATGCCCAG GCCCTTTGCAGAAATCTTGCCCCAAATGCCGAACTCGTCTCTGTAACAAATAAAGATCTCCATTCCCGACTGGTTTCCCTGGTGACCAAAGGCGGTGAGAGAAACCCTGTGTTGACCTGGTTAGGAGCTACAGTCAAG AACCAGCAGGCCTCGTGGGTTGACGGGTCAGATTGGAGTTACACCGACTGGATGCCAGGACACCCCAACGTTCACGCCGACAAACCAGTCTGTGTCGAGATGTTCAAGATGG ATGAGAGCTGGTGGACCGTGGCCGACTGTGAGCTGAAGAGAGCATCTCTCTGCTCATACCCTGTCACTGcgtaa
- the LOC105916174 gene encoding uncharacterized protein LOC105916174 isoform X1: MFKFALLFLTLSGLQALPIAPPRHQTTYHLPDGLKQGAEHSGVREPVPDGFRQGTEPSRKFLVDLNTGHVKEHISEMDRRVVSVDVPAQRKGAGWVRVEKPSTVNLPEASSQETKPRMPIPVAFRQGTEPKMSIPVAFRQGTEPKMSIPVAFRQGTEPKMSIPVAFRQGTEPKMSIPADFIQGTEPKMSSLLEDRKKAQQQMSNPIAFRQETKTKRSIPVAFQQETDPKMSIPVAFRQGTEPKMSIPVAFRQGTEPKMSIPVAFRQGTEPKMSIPVAFRQGTEPKMSIPADFIQGTEPKMSSLLEDRKEAQQQMSNPIAFRQGTKTKRSIPVAFQQETDPKMSIPVAFRQGTEPKMSIPVAFRQGTEPKMSIPVAFRQGTEPKMSIPADFKQGTEPEMSSLLEDRKEAQQQMSNPIAFRQETKTKRSIPVAFRQETDPKMSIPVAFRQGTEPKMSIPVAFRQGTEPKMSIPVAFRQGTEPKMSIPADFKQGTEPEMASLLEDRKEAQQQMSNPVAFQQETEPKMSEPILKIKSGFRQGTEPNTAVVHKKVACKGEIVNEKCYEFNPRSLAFKDAQALCRNLAPNAELVSVTNKDLHSRLVSLVTKGGERNPVLTWLGATVKNQQASWVDGSDWSYTDWMPGHPNVHADKPVCVEMFKMDESWWTVADCELKRASLCSYPVTA; this comes from the exons ATGTTCAAGTTTGCGTTGCTGTTCCTGACCCTGTCAG GTCTCCAAGCTCTTCCAATCGCACCCCCTAGACACCAAACGACTTACCACCTCCCAGATGGCTTAAAGCAGGGGGCCGAACACTCTGGCGTCCGTGAACCTGTTCCTGATGGATTCAGACAAGGAACAGAGCCCTCCAGAAAGTTCCTTGTTGACCTGAACACCGGACATGTCAAAGAACACATCAGTGAGATGGACCGGAGAGTAG tCTCTGTTGATGTTCCAGCCCAGAGGAAAGGGGCAGGCTGGGTTAGAGTGGAGAAACCCTCAACCGTTAATCTTCCTGAAGCTTCTAGTCAGGAAACCAAACCCAGAATGCCGATCCCAGTTGCCTTCCGACAGGGAACGGAACCCAAGATGTCAATCCCAGTTGCTTTTAGACAAGGAACGGAGCCCAAGATGTCAATCCCAGTTGCCTTCCGACAAGGAACGGAGCCCAAGATGTCAATCCCAGTTGCCTTCCGACAAGGAACAGAGCCCAAGATGTCAATACCAGCTGACTTCATACAGGGGACAGAGCCAAAAATGTCAAGCCTATtagaagacagaaagaaagctCAGCAACAAATGTCAAACCCAATTGCTTTCAGACAGGAAACCAAGACAAAGAGGTCAATTCCAGTTGCCTTCCAACAGGAAACGGACCCAAAGATGTCAATTCCAGTTGCCTTCCGACAGGGAACGGAGCCCAAGATGTCAATCCCAGTTGCCTTCCGACAGGGAACGGAGCCAAAGATGTCAATCCCAGTTGCATTTAGACAGGGAACCGAGCCAAAGATGTCAATACCAGTTGCATTTAGACAGGGAACCGAGCCAAAGATGTCAATACCAGCTGACTTCATACAGGGGACAGAGCCAAAAATGTCAAGCCTTTTAGAAGACAGAAAGGAAGCTCAGCAACAAATGTCAAACCCAATTGCTTTCAGACAAGGAACCAAGACAAAGAGGTCAATTCCAGTTGCCTTCCAACAGGAAACGGACCCAAAGATGTCAATTCCAGTTGCCTTCCGACAGGGAACCGAGCCAAAGATGTCAATCCCAGTTGCTTTTAGACAGGGAACAGAGCCAAAGATGTCAATCCCAGTTGCATTTAGACAGGGAACAGAGCCAAAGATGTCAATCCCAGCTGATTTCAAACAGGGGACTGAGCCGGAAATGTCAAGCCTATTAGAAGACAGAAAGGAAGCTCAGCAACAAATGTCAAACCCAATTGCTTTCAGACAGGAAACCAAGACAAAGCGGTCAATTCCAGTTGCCTTCCGACAGGAAACGGACCCAAAGATGTCAATCCCAGTTGCCTTCCGACAGGGAACCGAGCCCAAGATGTCAATCCCAGTTGCTTTTAGACAGGGAACCGAGCCAAAGATGTCAATCCCAGTTGCATTTAGACAGGGAACCGAGCCAAAGATGTCAATACCAGCTGACTTCAAACAGGGGACTGAGCCAGAAATGGCGAGCCTATTAGAAGACAGAAAGGAAGCTCAGCAACAAATGTCAAACCCAGTTGCCTTCCAACAGGAAACGGAGCCAAAGATGTCAGAGCCAATTCTAAAAATCAAATCTGGTTTCAGACAGGGAACGGAACCAAACACAGCCGTAGTCCACAAGAAAGTGGCTTGCAAGGGGGAGATTGTCAATGAAAAATGCTATGAGTTCAACCCCAGGTCTCTGGCCTTCAAAGATGCCCAG GCCCTTTGCAGAAATCTTGCCCCAAATGCCGAACTCGTCTCTGTAACAAATAAAGATCTCCATTCCCGACTGGTTTCCCTGGTGACCAAAGGCGGTGAGAGAAACCCTGTGTTGACCTGGTTAGGAGCTACAGTCAAG AACCAGCAGGCCTCGTGGGTTGACGGGTCAGATTGGAGTTACACCGACTGGATGCCAGGACACCCCAACGTTCACGCCGACAAACCAGTCTGTGTCGAGATGTTCAAGATGG ATGAGAGCTGGTGGACCGTGGCCGACTGTGAGCTGAAGAGAGCATCTCTCTGCTCATACCCTGTCACTGcgtaa